In Nocardia asteroides, a single genomic region encodes these proteins:
- the lexA gene encoding transcriptional repressor LexA → MGAESNGVGADLTARQRRVLDVIRSSVSERGYPPSIREIGDAVGLTSTSSVAHQLRALERKGYLRRDPNRPRAVDVRGLDEAVRAVTSLPANGAVDTDEVPESATPTPAFVPVLGRIAAGGPILAEQAVEDVFPLPKELVGEGSLFLLRVVGQSMVDAAICDGDWVVVRQQNVADNGDIVAAMLDGEATVKTFKRTGTDVWLMPHNAHFEPIAGNDAQILGKVVTVIRKI, encoded by the coding sequence ATCGGTGCCGAGAGCAACGGGGTGGGGGCGGATCTCACCGCGCGTCAGCGCCGGGTGCTCGACGTCATCCGGTCGTCGGTGAGCGAGCGCGGGTATCCGCCCAGCATCCGGGAGATCGGCGACGCGGTGGGGCTCACCTCCACCTCGTCGGTGGCGCACCAGCTGCGCGCCCTCGAGCGCAAGGGCTACCTCCGGCGCGACCCGAACCGTCCGCGCGCGGTCGACGTGCGCGGGCTGGACGAGGCCGTGCGCGCGGTGACGAGCCTGCCCGCGAACGGCGCGGTCGACACCGACGAGGTACCGGAGAGCGCCACCCCGACCCCGGCCTTCGTCCCGGTGCTCGGCCGGATCGCCGCGGGCGGCCCGATCCTGGCCGAGCAGGCGGTGGAGGACGTCTTCCCGCTGCCGAAGGAGCTGGTCGGCGAGGGCTCGCTGTTCCTGCTCAGGGTAGTCGGCCAGTCCATGGTCGACGCCGCGATCTGCGACGGCGACTGGGTCGTGGTGCGGCAGCAGAACGTCGCCGACAACGGCGATATCGTGGCCGCCATGCTGGACGGCGAGGCCACCGTGAAGACGTTCAAGCGCACCGGCACCGACGTCTGGCTGATGCCGCACAACGCGCACTTCGAGCCGATCGCGGGCAACGACGCGCAGATCCTCGGCAAGGTGGTCACCGTCATCCGCAAGATCTGA
- a CDS encoding phenazine antibiotic biosynthesis protein — MCSAILDLGAAPVDPDDYIRALMRWHFDPATGSPYWLRRARTLDFDPLTEIRGFDDLTRFPNVVDEFRDVEIAELIPRGLTGADREIAGIFESGGTTGLPKRFVMFEPWMEFALGWDEVDYAGLGTVNTLAVAPSGPHMFGEFATRRARRHGGVKFTIDLDPRWIKQLLARGATEEAERYAEHLVDQVGHLLSTQSIGILITTPPLLERVARRPELVDSIRKQVKFICWSGAHMDADTRDIFRTEIFPGIPLKGLYGSTTILGMSRERGEDHPDGLPVFDAPSPYIAFRVVDPATGRDVAYGERGQVVMNHLTKYALLPNNTERDTALKLPPLPGALGCAVADVGPVQTFGDRVVIEGVY, encoded by the coding sequence ATGTGTTCTGCCATTCTCGACCTCGGCGCCGCGCCGGTCGACCCCGACGACTACATCCGGGCGTTGATGCGCTGGCATTTCGACCCCGCGACCGGTAGCCCGTACTGGCTGCGCCGAGCACGCACCCTCGATTTCGATCCGCTGACCGAGATCCGCGGCTTCGACGACCTCACCCGCTTCCCCAATGTCGTGGACGAATTCCGCGACGTCGAGATCGCGGAGCTGATTCCGCGCGGGCTCACCGGTGCGGACCGGGAGATCGCCGGGATCTTCGAGAGCGGCGGCACCACCGGGCTGCCGAAACGCTTCGTGATGTTCGAGCCGTGGATGGAGTTCGCGCTGGGCTGGGACGAGGTCGACTACGCCGGGCTCGGGACCGTGAACACGCTCGCCGTCGCGCCGAGCGGCCCGCACATGTTCGGCGAGTTCGCGACCCGGAGGGCGCGCAGACACGGTGGCGTGAAGTTCACCATCGACCTCGATCCGCGCTGGATCAAGCAGCTGCTCGCCCGCGGCGCCACCGAGGAGGCGGAGCGCTACGCCGAGCACCTGGTCGATCAGGTGGGGCACCTGCTCAGCACCCAGTCGATCGGCATCCTGATCACCACGCCGCCGCTGCTGGAGCGGGTGGCCCGGCGGCCGGAGCTGGTCGACTCGATCCGCAAGCAGGTGAAGTTCATCTGCTGGAGCGGCGCGCACATGGACGCCGACACCCGCGACATCTTCCGCACCGAGATCTTCCCGGGAATTCCGCTGAAGGGGCTGTACGGCAGCACCACCATCCTCGGCATGTCGCGCGAGCGCGGGGAGGACCACCCGGACGGGCTGCCGGTCTTCGACGCCCCGAGCCCCTACATCGCCTTCCGGGTGGTGGACCCGGCCACCGGGCGGGACGTGGCCTACGGCGAACGCGGGCAGGTGGTGATGAACCACCTCACGAAATACGCGCTGCTGCCGAACAACACCGAGCGCGACACCGCGCTGAAGCTGCCGCCGCTGCCCGGCGCGCTCGGCTGCGCCGTCGCCGACGTGGGACCGGTTCAGACCTTCGGCGATCGCGTCGTGATCGAAGGGGTCTACTGA
- a CDS encoding MFS transporter, whose amino-acid sequence MTSVTAAPRAATDLRKVLVVVNAGVLLSSLDLFIVNVALSDIAADFAGVPIAELSWVLNAYAIVFAALLVPAGRLGDRSGIRTTFLLGLGLFVLGSALCATAWNVESLVGFRILQAVGAAVLTPASLGLVLAASPPERRPMAVRLWVAFGGLGAALGPVLGGILVQADWRLVFLVNVPIGLAALLAGLRVLPVVPGDGGGLPDLRGAALAALAVAGLVLGLVQGPEWGWSSPGVLGAFALAVLCGIGFAVSSARHHSPIVAPALLRAPNFALMTGNAVFFNIAFGGMLLSVVLWAQTVWGWSALRTGLAIAPGPLLVPIVALLAGRLIARVGPGPVIVAGGVVFGAGTLWWSQAITLHPEYAGGLLGGMLVTGVGVGLVLPTSFAVGTGGLPPERFATGSAVLSMARQVGLAVGVAVLVALVGTPAGPERALEVFHRAWIVIAVFAALAGLFGLAVRRPRQG is encoded by the coding sequence GTGACCTCCGTGACCGCGGCGCCGCGCGCCGCCACCGACCTGCGCAAGGTCCTCGTCGTGGTGAACGCGGGCGTGCTGCTCTCCAGCCTCGACCTGTTCATCGTCAACGTCGCGCTCTCCGACATCGCCGCCGACTTCGCCGGGGTGCCGATCGCCGAGCTCTCCTGGGTGCTCAACGCCTACGCCATCGTCTTCGCCGCGCTGCTCGTCCCCGCCGGGCGGCTGGGCGACCGGAGCGGCATCCGCACCACCTTCCTGCTCGGGCTCGGCCTCTTCGTGCTCGGCTCGGCGCTCTGCGCGACCGCGTGGAACGTGGAGTCGCTGGTCGGCTTCCGCATCCTGCAGGCCGTCGGGGCCGCCGTGCTCACCCCGGCCTCGCTGGGGCTGGTGCTCGCGGCGAGCCCGCCGGAGCGGCGCCCGATGGCGGTGCGGCTCTGGGTGGCCTTCGGTGGGCTCGGCGCCGCGCTCGGCCCGGTGCTCGGCGGCATCCTGGTGCAGGCCGACTGGCGCCTGGTGTTCCTGGTGAACGTGCCGATCGGGCTGGCGGCGCTGCTGGCCGGGCTGCGCGTGCTCCCGGTCGTGCCCGGCGACGGCGGCGGCCTACCCGACCTGCGCGGCGCGGCGCTCGCCGCGCTGGCGGTGGCCGGGCTGGTGCTCGGCCTGGTCCAGGGGCCGGAGTGGGGGTGGAGTTCGCCGGGGGTGCTCGGCGCCTTCGCGCTCGCGGTGCTGTGCGGAATCGGCTTCGCGGTCTCCTCCGCGCGGCACCACAGCCCGATCGTGGCGCCCGCGCTGCTGCGCGCCCCGAACTTCGCGCTGATGACCGGCAATGCCGTGTTCTTCAATATCGCCTTCGGCGGCATGCTGCTCTCGGTGGTGCTGTGGGCGCAGACCGTCTGGGGCTGGTCCGCGCTGCGCACCGGGCTCGCCATCGCGCCGGGGCCGCTGCTGGTCCCGATCGTGGCGCTGCTGGCCGGGCGGCTGATCGCCCGGGTCGGCCCCGGCCCGGTGATCGTGGCGGGCGGGGTGGTCTTCGGAGCGGGCACGCTCTGGTGGTCGCAGGCCATCACGCTGCACCCGGAGTACGCGGGCGGGCTGCTCGGCGGGATGCTCGTCACCGGTGTCGGGGTGGGGCTGGTGCTGCCGACCTCGTTCGCGGTCGGCACCGGCGGGCTGCCGCCGGAGCGCTTCGCCACCGGCTCGGCGGTGCTCAGCATGGCGCGCCAGGTCGGGCTCGCGGTCGGCGTCGCGGTGCTGGTCGCGCTGGTCGGCACCCCCGCGGGGCCGGAGCGGGCGCTCGAGGTCTTCCACCGGGCCTGGATCGTGATCGCCGTGTTCGCGGCGTTGGCCGGGCTCTTCGGGCTCGCCGTGCGGCGGCCGCGGCAGGGCTGA
- a CDS encoding histone deacetylase, which yields MPGPAEFPAPPRDAAAPERLWYAAYGSNMHADRIRCYLAGGVPAGSTHRYPGCRDPRDPERSEPVWLPGTLYFATESLVWTGGRAFYDPDGDGTVAARAYLVTAGQFADLVAQEMYRPPGTELDLAEVLVAGRSAIGPGRYETLVRAGAMAGIPVLTCTAPADYRALPGNPPSASYLRHLGAGLAEAHGWPPRRAARYLAAAPGAHGHWTERAVEAVLRGHDPGPLG from the coding sequence GTGCCGGGGCCGGCCGAGTTCCCGGCGCCGCCGCGCGACGCGGCGGCGCCGGAACGGCTCTGGTACGCGGCCTACGGCTCGAACATGCACGCCGACCGGATCCGCTGCTACCTCGCGGGCGGGGTTCCCGCCGGCTCCACGCACCGCTATCCGGGCTGCCGGGATCCGCGCGACCCCGAGCGATCGGAACCGGTGTGGCTGCCCGGCACGCTGTACTTCGCCACCGAATCGCTGGTCTGGACCGGGGGCCGGGCCTTCTACGACCCGGACGGCGACGGCACCGTCGCCGCCAGGGCGTACCTGGTGACCGCCGGGCAGTTCGCCGATCTGGTGGCGCAGGAGATGTACCGCCCGCCCGGCACCGAACTCGACCTGGCCGAGGTACTCGTCGCGGGCCGGTCCGCCATCGGCCCCGGGCGCTACGAGACCCTGGTCCGGGCGGGCGCCATGGCGGGCATTCCGGTGCTCACCTGCACCGCGCCCGCCGACTACCGGGCGCTGCCCGGGAACCCGCCATCGGCGAGCTACCTCCGGCACCTCGGCGCCGGGCTGGCCGAGGCGCACGGCTGGCCGCCGCGGCGGGCCGCCCGCTACCTCGCGGCCGCGCCGGGCGCGCACGGACACTGGACCGAGCGGGCGGTGGAGGCGGTACTGCGCGGGCATGATCCCGGGCCGCTCGGGTAG
- a CDS encoding LysR family transcriptional regulator, translating into MELRQIECFLACREHGSFTAAARSLSMVQSAVSASVAKLERELGARLFDRTPRALLLTEAGAAVVEPALEMLRARRAIGDGVAAARGEVRGEVVLGNLLNIHLIDLAGVLAGLHRRYPAVTVRMRQSAAGAAGNLAGLREGSLDLALLVGVSAELPGITRYPLAEESVVLCTAPGHPLAGRPFRPAELDGERFIDFPPGWGTRTVADAVLPLRRPVIEVAEQAFALELAAKGFGVVLVPRSVAAVAPGIRYGERAGAPIPWHLTVGHAAGRTPTNAARTVLTALLNR; encoded by the coding sequence ATGGAGCTGCGGCAGATCGAGTGCTTCCTGGCCTGCCGGGAGCACGGCTCGTTCACCGCGGCGGCGCGGTCGCTGAGCATGGTGCAGTCGGCGGTCTCGGCCAGCGTGGCGAAGCTGGAGCGCGAGCTCGGCGCGCGGCTCTTCGACCGCACCCCGCGCGCGCTGCTGCTCACCGAGGCGGGCGCGGCCGTGGTGGAGCCGGCGCTGGAGATGCTGCGGGCGCGGCGGGCCATCGGCGACGGGGTGGCGGCGGCGCGCGGCGAGGTGCGCGGGGAGGTGGTGCTCGGCAACCTGCTCAACATCCACCTGATCGACCTGGCGGGGGTGCTGGCCGGGCTGCACCGGCGGTACCCGGCGGTGACGGTGCGGATGCGGCAGAGCGCGGCGGGCGCCGCGGGCAATCTGGCCGGGCTGCGCGAGGGCAGTCTGGATCTGGCGCTGCTGGTCGGGGTCTCCGCCGAGCTGCCGGGGATCACCCGGTACCCGCTGGCCGAGGAGAGCGTGGTGCTCTGCACGGCCCCCGGTCACCCGCTGGCCGGGCGGCCGTTCCGCCCGGCGGAGCTGGACGGCGAGCGGTTCATCGACTTCCCGCCCGGCTGGGGCACCAGGACGGTGGCCGATGCGGTGCTGCCGCTGCGGCGCCCGGTGATCGAGGTGGCCGAGCAGGCGTTCGCGCTGGAGCTGGCGGCGAAGGGGTTCGGCGTGGTGCTGGTGCCACGGTCGGTGGCGGCGGTGGCGCCCGGCATCCGGTACGGCGAGCGGGCGGGCGCGCCGATCCCGTGGCACCTGACGGTCGGGCACGCCGCCGGGCGCACCCCGACCAATGCCGCGCGGACCGTGCTCACGGCCCTGCTCAACCGCTGA
- a CDS encoding SDR family NAD(P)-dependent oxidoreductase — protein sequence MNSTRPLALVTGASRGIGLEIARQLADRGYDLVLAAEDAAIEDAVAELRRDDRDVRAVQVDLRTADGVQRLYSAATEDERPLDVVALNAGIGLGGDFVGTDLDVEFDIIALNVRSTVHLAKLVLGDMVRRDSGRLLFTSSVASMMPGARQAVYNASKSFVQSFAEALRSEVHDTGVSVTSLMPGPTDTDFFRRAGLLGTVIGRGPKEDPALVARQGVDALLRDDQKVIGGSFGTKAMATLEHVLPDAVKATANRVMSAALPSRP from the coding sequence ATGAACAGCACACGGCCCCTTGCCCTGGTAACCGGAGCCTCGCGCGGAATCGGACTGGAGATCGCGCGTCAGCTCGCTGATCGCGGATACGACCTGGTGCTCGCCGCCGAGGACGCCGCCATCGAGGACGCCGTCGCCGAACTCCGGCGCGACGACCGCGACGTGCGCGCCGTCCAGGTCGACCTGCGCACCGCCGACGGCGTACAGCGGCTGTACTCCGCCGCCACCGAGGACGAACGCCCGCTCGACGTCGTCGCGTTGAACGCGGGCATCGGGCTCGGCGGCGATTTCGTCGGCACCGACCTGGATGTCGAGTTCGACATCATCGCGCTGAACGTGCGCTCCACCGTGCACCTCGCCAAATTGGTCCTCGGCGACATGGTGCGCCGGGACAGCGGCAGGCTGCTCTTCACCTCGTCGGTGGCGTCGATGATGCCCGGCGCGAGGCAGGCGGTGTACAACGCCTCCAAATCGTTCGTGCAGTCCTTCGCGGAGGCGCTGCGCAGCGAGGTGCACGACACCGGGGTCAGCGTGACCTCGCTGATGCCCGGCCCCACCGACACCGATTTCTTCCGGCGCGCCGGCCTGCTCGGCACCGTGATCGGCCGCGGCCCCAAGGAGGATCCGGCGCTGGTCGCCAGGCAGGGGGTGGACGCGCTGCTGCGCGACGACCAGAAGGTGATCGGCGGGTCGTTCGGCACGAAGGCCATGGCCACGCTGGAGCACGTGCTCCCGGATGCCGTGAAGGCGACCGCGAACCGGGTGATGTCGGCCGCGCTGCCGAGCAGGCCGTGA
- a CDS encoding APC family permease has protein sequence MPALNRVVGTRLLYFFILGDVLGAGVYVLIGEIAGRSGGAVWLPLLVALGLACLTAGSYAELATKYPRAGGSAHYTTLAFGPAAGSLVGFCMLAAGVVSVAALARGFASDYLAELVTLPTLAVVVVFLLVLAALNIRGVRESLGANVVATLVELGGLLLVIGLGAWILLRGDADPGRLTALGTAEHGAAGAILAGAVLAYYSFVGFETSVNLAEEVADPRRSYPRALFGALLTAGAVYALLGLLTSAAVPTDVLAGSSGPLLEVVRIAGGVPERLFAVIALVAVANGALLTGIMGSRLAYGMARDGLLPAPLARVLPRRRTPWVAVLVTTAASLALALTGEIDALAETLVLLLLVVFTGVNAAAVALRRDAGTGDHFRVPIAVPVLGIASCLLLATQVAAEVWLRGLVLIGIGVLLAAVNEVRRRRGGELADTADQASKSR, from the coding sequence GTGCCCGCGCTGAACCGCGTCGTCGGGACGCGCCTGCTCTACTTCTTCATTCTCGGCGACGTGCTCGGCGCCGGGGTGTACGTGCTGATCGGCGAGATCGCGGGCCGCTCCGGCGGCGCGGTCTGGCTGCCGCTGCTGGTCGCGCTCGGGCTGGCCTGCCTGACCGCGGGCTCCTACGCCGAACTCGCCACCAAGTACCCGCGCGCGGGCGGCTCCGCGCACTACACCACGCTCGCCTTCGGCCCGGCCGCCGGCTCGCTGGTCGGGTTCTGCATGCTCGCCGCCGGGGTGGTCTCGGTCGCGGCGCTGGCCCGCGGCTTCGCCTCCGACTACCTCGCCGAACTGGTCACGCTGCCCACCCTCGCGGTGGTCGTGGTCTTCCTGCTGGTGCTGGCGGCGCTGAACATCCGCGGCGTGCGGGAGTCGCTCGGCGCCAACGTGGTCGCGACCCTGGTCGAGCTGGGCGGGCTGCTGCTGGTGATCGGGCTCGGTGCCTGGATCCTGCTGCGCGGCGACGCCGACCCGGGCAGGCTCACCGCCCTCGGCACCGCCGAACACGGTGCCGCCGGGGCGATCCTGGCCGGAGCGGTGCTGGCCTACTACTCCTTCGTCGGCTTCGAGACCTCGGTGAACCTGGCCGAGGAGGTCGCCGATCCGCGCCGCAGCTATCCGCGGGCGCTCTTCGGCGCGCTGCTCACCGCGGGCGCGGTCTACGCGCTGCTCGGGCTGCTCACCTCGGCGGCGGTGCCGACCGATGTGCTGGCCGGGTCGTCGGGGCCGCTGCTGGAGGTGGTGCGGATCGCGGGCGGCGTGCCGGAGCGGCTGTTCGCGGTGATCGCGCTGGTCGCGGTGGCGAACGGCGCGCTGCTCACCGGGATCATGGGGTCCCGGCTCGCCTACGGGATGGCGCGGGACGGGCTGCTGCCCGCCCCGCTCGCCCGGGTGCTCCCGCGGCGCCGGACCCCGTGGGTGGCCGTCCTGGTCACCACCGCGGCGTCGCTGGCGCTCGCGCTCACCGGCGAGATCGACGCGCTCGCCGAGACCCTGGTGCTGCTCCTGCTCGTGGTCTTCACCGGGGTGAACGCCGCGGCCGTCGCGCTGCGCCGGGACGCGGGCACCGGCGACCACTTCCGGGTGCCGATCGCGGTGCCGGTCCTCGGCATCGCCTCCTGCCTGCTGCTCGCCACGCAGGTGGCGGCGGAGGTCTGGCTGCGCGGGCTGGTCCTGATCGGCATCGGGGTGCTGCTCGCCGCGGTCAACGAGGTGCGGCGGCGGCGCGGCGGCGAACTGGCCGACACCGCCGATCAGGCGTCGAAGAGCAGGTAG
- a CDS encoding MFS transporter: MTTAPATPATRATRAVVLVFAIAAGSSAGCLYYLQPLLHEVAADLAVSTATAALLVSAAQVGYLCGLALLVPLGDFLERRRMVPALLAASVLALLVSALTPVFPLLLVSVFATGVTASAAQVVVPWASALAEPERSGEVVGAVMSGLLLGILLSRVLAGAVAEVAGWRAVLLVAAGLQLATSIAVYRLAPASGRAADGERYGAVLASILTLIRRHPVLRHRMILGFLSMACFSAVWTALAFLLSGAHGSPYHYPEIVIGLFGLAGAAGALGAPLVGKLADRGNLRAVTTGVWLTVLAGWALLAWGGQQVSVLIVALLVFDFGIQGVQLANQNAVYALDPAVRSRLTTAYMVTYFAGGVVGSVVAGFAYQAGGWLLICALGAGTTVVGIAFWTGLFARHAVAASEPAPAR; encoded by the coding sequence ATGACCACAGCGCCCGCCACTCCCGCCACTCGCGCCACCCGAGCCGTCGTGCTCGTGTTCGCCATCGCCGCGGGCTCCTCCGCGGGCTGTCTCTACTACCTGCAGCCACTGCTGCACGAGGTCGCCGCCGACCTGGCCGTCTCGACAGCCACCGCCGCGCTGCTGGTCAGCGCGGCTCAGGTCGGATATCTGTGTGGCCTGGCCCTGCTGGTGCCGCTCGGCGATTTCCTGGAGCGCAGGCGGATGGTGCCCGCGCTGCTCGCAGCCTCGGTGCTCGCGCTGCTGGTCTCGGCGCTCACCCCGGTCTTCCCGCTGCTGCTGGTGAGCGTCTTCGCCACCGGGGTGACGGCGTCGGCGGCCCAGGTCGTGGTGCCGTGGGCCTCGGCGCTGGCCGAGCCGGAGCGGAGCGGCGAGGTGGTCGGCGCCGTGATGAGCGGGCTGCTGCTCGGCATCCTGCTCTCCCGGGTGCTGGCAGGCGCCGTCGCAGAGGTCGCGGGGTGGCGCGCGGTGCTGCTGGTCGCCGCCGGGCTGCAGCTCGCCACGTCGATCGCGGTCTACCGGCTGGCCCCGGCGAGCGGGCGGGCGGCGGACGGTGAGCGCTACGGCGCGGTGCTGGCCTCGATCCTGACTCTGATCCGCAGGCACCCGGTGCTCCGGCACCGGATGATCCTCGGCTTCCTCAGCATGGCCTGCTTCTCCGCCGTCTGGACCGCGCTCGCCTTCCTGCTCTCCGGCGCGCACGGCAGCCCGTACCACTACCCGGAGATCGTGATCGGGCTCTTCGGGCTGGCCGGGGCGGCCGGTGCGCTCGGCGCTCCGCTGGTCGGGAAACTGGCCGACCGGGGGAACCTGCGCGCGGTGACGACCGGGGTCTGGCTGACCGTACTCGCCGGTTGGGCGCTGCTGGCCTGGGGCGGGCAGCAGGTGTCGGTGCTGATCGTGGCGCTGCTGGTCTTCGACTTCGGCATCCAGGGCGTCCAGCTGGCCAACCAGAACGCCGTCTACGCCCTCGACCCGGCCGTGCGCAGCCGGCTGACCACCGCCTACATGGTCACCTACTTCGCAGGCGGGGTGGTCGGCTCGGTGGTCGCCGGCTTCGCCTACCAGGCGGGCGGCTGGCTGTTGATCTGCGCGCTCGGCGCGGGCACGACCGTCGTCGGGATCGCGTTCTGGACCGGGCTCTTCGCCCGCCACGCTGTAGCCGCATCGGAGCCTGCGCCCGCGCGCTGA
- a CDS encoding acyl-CoA thioesterase, whose translation MTQLTTPGLAGVFDLTATGDGRHTARVDETWQGWSGPHGGVVAALLVEVALRAAAEPLPVRAVDLRFLGRPATGVLEFAAAATAVGRNTAVVDVRAEQGGVVVAAAAVTLGRTVPSEVAAYAGTPAPEVPAPEECAEFRLPPEIVPAGAHFEIRPASEVLPLTGSAERELRAWVVLRPEPGGATEFPIDAAVLAILADALPPALFPALRAPLALPTVAFSLHLHAEPVAAQPVLVTTVNASTSGGWSVDDTELRAADGRLLATARQTRRVLG comes from the coding sequence ATGACGCAACTCACTACCCCCGGCCTCGCCGGGGTGTTCGATCTGACCGCGACCGGGGACGGCCGCCACACCGCGCGGGTCGACGAGACCTGGCAGGGGTGGAGCGGGCCGCACGGCGGCGTGGTCGCGGCGCTGCTCGTCGAGGTCGCGCTGCGCGCCGCCGCCGAGCCGCTGCCGGTGCGCGCGGTCGACCTGCGCTTCCTCGGCCGTCCGGCCACCGGTGTGCTGGAGTTCGCCGCCGCGGCGACCGCCGTCGGGCGGAACACCGCCGTGGTGGACGTGCGGGCCGAGCAGGGCGGGGTCGTGGTCGCTGCGGCCGCCGTGACGCTCGGGCGCACGGTCCCGAGCGAGGTCGCCGCCTATGCGGGGACACCGGCCCCGGAGGTGCCCGCGCCGGAGGAGTGCGCGGAGTTCCGGCTGCCGCCCGAGATCGTCCCGGCGGGCGCGCATTTCGAGATCCGCCCGGCGAGCGAGGTGTTGCCGCTGACCGGCTCGGCCGAGCGCGAGCTCCGCGCCTGGGTCGTGCTGCGTCCGGAGCCCGGTGGCGCCACCGAGTTCCCGATCGATGCCGCCGTGCTGGCGATCCTCGCCGACGCGCTGCCGCCCGCTCTGTTCCCGGCGTTGCGCGCCCCGCTCGCCCTGCCGACCGTCGCCTTCTCCCTGCACCTGCACGCGGAGCCGGTTGCGGCACAGCCGGTTCTGGTGACGACGGTGAACGCCTCCACCAGCGGGGGCTGGTCGGTCGACGACACCGAGCTCAGGGCCGCGGACGGGCGGCTGCTCGCCACCGCCAGGCAGACCCGCCGCGTGCTGGGCTGA
- the nrdR gene encoding transcriptional regulator NrdR — MHCPYCRHPDSRVVDSREAEEGTAIRRRRSCPQCGRRFTTVETAILSVVKRSGVTEPFSREKVIRGVRRACQGREVDDDALNLLAQKVEDAVRAKGSPEVPSHEVGLAILGPLRDLDEVAYLRFASVYRSFTSAADFEREITQMREARAVAAD; from the coding sequence ATGCATTGCCCGTACTGCAGGCACCCCGACTCCCGGGTCGTCGATTCCCGTGAGGCGGAGGAAGGCACGGCCATCCGCCGCCGCCGCTCCTGCCCGCAGTGCGGCAGGCGCTTCACGACGGTCGAGACCGCCATCCTCTCGGTGGTCAAGCGCAGCGGCGTCACCGAGCCGTTCAGCCGCGAGAAGGTCATCCGCGGCGTCCGCCGCGCCTGCCAGGGCCGCGAAGTCGACGACGACGCCCTGAACCTGCTCGCCCAGAAGGTCGAGGACGCGGTGCGCGCCAAGGGATCTCCCGAGGTGCCGAGCCACGAGGTCGGCCTCGCCATCCTCGGCCCGCTGCGCGACCTCGACGAGGTCGCCTACCTCCGCTTCGCCTCCGTCTACCGCTCCTTCACCTCCGCAGCGGATTTCGAACGCGAGATCACCCAGATGCGCGAGGCCCGCGCCGTCGCCGCCGACTGA
- a CDS encoding winged helix-turn-helix transcriptional regulator gives MRRTSFADMNCSLAQCLEVVGEWWTLLIVRDALLGVTRFDDFRSRLGIARNVLTQRLEHLVEHGILAREPYQENPVRHDYRLTEKGRALWLVVTAMRQWGDEWAAADGPPIQLRHKTCGHLMTVEPVCSECGEPVRRGELRALLGPGARDESLLPTRR, from the coding sequence ATGCGCAGAACGAGCTTCGCCGACATGAACTGCTCCCTGGCCCAGTGCCTGGAGGTGGTCGGCGAGTGGTGGACGTTGCTGATCGTGCGCGACGCCCTGCTCGGCGTCACCCGCTTCGACGACTTCCGGAGCCGCCTCGGGATCGCCCGCAATGTGCTCACCCAGCGGCTGGAGCACCTGGTCGAGCACGGCATCCTGGCCCGCGAGCCGTACCAGGAGAACCCGGTGCGCCACGACTACCGGCTCACCGAGAAGGGCCGCGCGCTCTGGCTGGTGGTGACGGCCATGCGGCAGTGGGGCGACGAGTGGGCCGCCGCCGACGGCCCGCCGATCCAGCTGCGGCACAAGACGTGCGGCCACCTCATGACGGTCGAGCCGGTCTGCTCCGAGTGCGGCGAGCCGGTGCGCCGCGGCGAGCTGCGGGCGCTGCTCGGCCCCGGCGCCAGGGACGAATCGCTGCTGCCGACGCGGCGGTAG